From the Wolbachia endosymbiont (group B) of Protocalliphora azurea genome, one window contains:
- a CDS encoding recombinase family protein translates to MTTVSLYARVSSRQQAQENTIESQIVELERRISSDGHELLDEHRFVDNGYSGSNLERPGLESLRDRVAEGKIDKIYIHSPDRLSRKFSYQMILLEEFKKAGSEIVFLNHKFDDNPDSHLFLQIQGAIAEYERAKIMERNRRGKLHAAKAGCISVMGRAPYGYRYIAKHVGKGSAKFEVDEEEANIVRKIFSWVGQERASIGEVVHELNKIPVITRTGKRYWKRSTIWNMLKNPAYIGQAAYGKTRTCSKPQVKKSKKGTCGKLKSGRFNSDKENWTYIPVPKIINEHLFDSVQAQLTENRQRARVRQRRETYLLQGLMVCQRCQYTYCGTNHVHKKSTYYYYRCSGTNSSKFNGNKICDNKSIRTDILDGVIWEEVKSILKEPDRIANEYQRRLSENKKPLHNQTREKQESKLRLSIKKFIDSYAKGFISQEEFEPRITTMKQHLKEIEEEKERTLDQKKLQQELSLVTDSLKNFSSSVESKLDQVDWQTKQNIIRMLIHQIEINHNHLYIVFRIKSLANFDQNRHNRIMQCCTSSQYCWTAG, encoded by the coding sequence ATGACAACCGTAAGCTTGTATGCAAGGGTTTCATCAAGACAACAGGCACAGGAGAATACGATAGAGAGTCAGATTGTAGAATTGGAGCGTCGCATTAGTAGCGATGGACATGAATTATTAGATGAGCATAGGTTTGTTGATAATGGTTACAGTGGATCAAACTTAGAACGTCCTGGCTTAGAGAGTTTACGTGATAGAGTAGCAGAAGGTAAGATTGATAAGATATATATTCATTCACCTGATCGGCTATCACGGAAATTTTCATATCAAATGATCTTACTCGAAGAGTTTAAAAAGGCTGGATCTGAAATAGTATTTTTGAATCATAAGTTTGATGATAATCCTGATTCCCATTTATTTCTACAGATTCAGGGAGCAATAGCAGAGTATGAACGTGCAAAGATTATGGAACGAAACCGTAGAGGTAAACTTCATGCGGCCAAAGCTGGGTGTATAAGTGTGATGGGTAGGGCGCCTTACGGTTATCGCTACATAGCAAAACACGTAGGTAAAGGAAGTGCTAAATTTGAGGTTGATGAAGAAGAGGCAAATATAGTGCGTAAAATATTTAGTTGGGTTGGCCAAGAAAGAGCAAGTATAGGAGAAGTTGTACATGAACTGAATAAGATACCGGTAATAACACGAACAGGAAAAAGGTATTGGAAAAGGAGCACTATTTGGAACATGTTAAAAAATCCTGCTTATATAGGACAAGCAGCTTATGGTAAAACTAGGACATGCTCAAAACCACAAGTAAAAAAATCAAAAAAAGGAACTTGTGGTAAACTTAAAAGTGGTCGCTTTAATAGTGATAAAGAGAATTGGACTTATATTCCAGTACCAAAAATAATCAATGAGCATTTATTTGATTCAGTGCAGGCACAACTAACTGAAAATAGGCAAAGAGCAAGAGTACGACAAAGAAGAGAAACATATTTATTGCAAGGTTTAATGGTATGTCAACGTTGTCAATATACTTATTGTGGTACAAACCACGTTCATAAAAAGTCGACATATTATTACTATCGTTGCTCTGGTACAAACTCTAGCAAATTCAATGGCAATAAAATCTGCGATAATAAATCAATACGCACTGATATATTAGATGGAGTTATATGGGAAGAAGTCAAGAGTATCTTGAAAGAGCCAGATAGGATTGCAAATGAATATCAACGTAGATTATCAGAGAACAAAAAACCTTTACATAATCAAACACGTGAAAAGCAAGAAAGTAAGTTAAGATTAAGTATCAAAAAATTTATTGATAGCTATGCTAAAGGGTTTATAAGCCAAGAAGAATTTGAACCAAGAATCACAACAATGAAACAGCATTTGAAAGAAATTGAAGAAGAGAAAGAAAGAACGCTTGATCAAAAAAAACTACAACAAGAATTGAGCCTTGTTACAGATAGCTTGAAAAACTTTTCCTCAAGTGTTGAATCAAAGCTTGATCAAGTGGATTGGCAGACTAAGCAAAATATTATTAGAATGTTAATTCATCAAATTGAAATCAATCACAATCACTTGTATATAGTATTTCGCATAAAAAGTCTTGCAAATTTTGATCAAAATAGGCATAATAGAATTATGCAATGTTGTACTAGCAGTCAATATTGTTGGACTGCCGGATAA
- a CDS encoding AAA family ATPase encodes MKTQLVQNIRSCLFHLLPRGTFRGDKFYVGDVQGNKGKSTVIELTGERAGLWKDFATGEGGDIIDLWATVHGKNAKTEFPEVMLSISEWLGIKEKNNIRDLEQYLTCSWNYYDENNQVIVIVYRYDPPLEKKQFKPFDVKKQRFKEPEIRPLYNIPGILKSDKVILVEGEKCAEALIEKGITATTAMFGANATLDKTDWTPLKGKHIIIWPDNDEAGNKYAKNAEKKLLELGVASLATLKIPPNKPRSWDAAACLLEGINVSEFIEKNSRKIIIKPPLDIFSWSVERFVGPVPKQRFLVEGLFPLGVTSILAAMGDTGKGMLLLDLALKVAASIDQVCGFGQLVTEHGSVVVFSAEDDTNEIHRRLERLDPKCERLKYKDRLFIVPLPNIGGSFTILKNVRGKVVEISPEFELVMKQLSRIKDLKLIIFDPLASFIHADLNADPAVGDYLMCLLSDLACSTGASIITAHHMRKLKGEKPISTVEQARDAIRGTSALVNGVRCSFAFWPVEDMTKPMIFRSIGKIPRQNALFYGAVVKANGLADRTIRTYLRNEETGLLEDITEQLKAQNISDKDLKIYLIDSIARAAISGHPFTHTGSAGIHKQRHRLPEVFHSMGRDRLERIVQELLQAKQIVKGMGNGSKEDKWLDVKTGPFARGVGKFIHGAEKNYF; translated from the coding sequence GTGAAAACCCAGCTTGTGCAAAACATCAGATCTTGTCTTTTTCACTTACTACCAAGAGGAACATTTCGTGGTGATAAGTTTTATGTAGGTGATGTACAGGGTAACAAAGGCAAAAGCACTGTAATAGAGTTAACAGGTGAAAGAGCTGGATTATGGAAAGATTTTGCAACAGGAGAAGGTGGTGACATTATTGACCTTTGGGCAACAGTACACGGGAAGAATGCAAAAACAGAGTTTCCTGAAGTAATGCTCTCAATAAGTGAATGGCTTGGCATCAAAGAAAAAAATAATATTAGAGATCTAGAACAATACCTGACTTGTAGTTGGAACTACTACGATGAAAATAACCAAGTAATCGTAATAGTCTACCGTTATGATCCTCCTTTAGAGAAAAAACAGTTTAAACCATTTGATGTTAAAAAACAAAGATTCAAAGAGCCAGAGATAAGACCTCTCTATAATATTCCAGGTATTTTAAAGTCCGATAAGGTTATTCTGGTTGAAGGAGAAAAATGCGCAGAAGCACTTATAGAGAAAGGAATAACTGCAACAACAGCAATGTTTGGAGCAAATGCTACCCTTGATAAAACAGATTGGACTCCGCTAAAAGGTAAACATATTATCATTTGGCCGGACAATGATGAAGCAGGTAATAAATATGCTAAAAACGCTGAAAAGAAGCTTTTAGAACTTGGTGTTGCATCACTTGCTACGCTTAAGATTCCACCGAATAAACCAAGGAGTTGGGATGCTGCTGCTTGTCTGTTAGAGGGAATAAATGTTTCGGAATTTATTGAAAAAAACTCAAGAAAAATAATTATTAAACCACCACTTGATATTTTCAGCTGGAGTGTAGAGCGTTTTGTAGGTCCAGTACCAAAGCAAAGATTCTTGGTTGAAGGATTATTTCCTTTGGGTGTCACATCTATTTTAGCTGCAATGGGTGATACTGGTAAAGGTATGCTTCTTCTTGACCTAGCCCTCAAGGTTGCAGCTAGCATAGATCAGGTATGCGGATTTGGCCAACTTGTTACTGAACACGGATCTGTTGTGGTATTTTCTGCAGAAGATGATACAAATGAAATACATCGTCGCTTAGAACGACTTGATCCAAAATGCGAGAGATTAAAATATAAAGATAGGCTATTTATTGTACCATTGCCAAATATAGGAGGATCATTTACCATACTTAAGAATGTTCGCGGTAAAGTTGTAGAAATATCTCCAGAATTTGAGTTGGTAATGAAGCAGCTGAGCAGAATAAAGGATTTAAAGCTCATTATATTTGATCCCCTTGCTTCTTTCATTCATGCAGATTTAAATGCTGACCCAGCAGTAGGGGATTATCTCATGTGTTTATTATCTGATTTAGCATGTAGCACTGGAGCTTCAATAATTACTGCACATCATATGAGAAAGCTGAAGGGAGAAAAGCCTATATCAACAGTAGAGCAAGCACGAGATGCTATTCGAGGTACTTCTGCTCTCGTAAATGGAGTCAGGTGTTCTTTTGCTTTTTGGCCTGTTGAAGATATGACTAAACCAATGATTTTTAGGTCAATTGGAAAAATCCCAAGACAAAATGCACTATTTTATGGAGCTGTTGTTAAGGCAAATGGCCTGGCTGATCGTACCATACGCACTTACCTAAGAAATGAAGAAACAGGGCTATTGGAAGACATTACTGAACAATTAAAAGCTCAAAATATTAGCGATAAAGATCTTAAAATATATCTTATTGATTCAATTGCGCGAGCTGCTATTTCAGGACATCCATTTACTCACACAGGAAGTGCGGGAATACATAAACAACGACATAGACTGCCTGAAGTTTTTCATAGTATGGGAAGAGATAGATTAGAGCGTATAGTGCAAGAGCTTTTACAGGCAAAGCAAATAGTTAAAGGAATGGGTAATGGTTCAAAAGAGGATAAATGGCTTGATGTAAAAACAGGACCATTTGCACGTGGAGTGGGAAAATTTATTCATGGAGCTGAAAAAAACTATTTTTGA
- a CDS encoding AAA family ATPase — protein sequence MKYDEEKLWSAVVTRGIQDAVGKNPKLREEAINWLNSKSFETVCELANLNFTRMKNMYGNFMSKKQKELKMLLIDNIKECVSYLLPNGEFYREKTYIGDLNGNTITVKIVGKEAGDWRNFTEGTGGDIIDLWILIKGDIYSARKWLNKKSKSGEKKGRKREEKIFSVKQYLSDQSPIPEDIIAPRILTPGGLLVIGGTPKVGKSYFLLSLLAHLAAGVSFLKMKSARPLKIIYLQNEMEYNYIRERIQQIITNQRLPNLAEENLIVTTKMRLTLNDEGIERIKDIIGEKFKTIDLIVLDSLDYENMFSGLQSRVEKLRSVINPMAGIIITRHTRKVSTATLAKSPFQALIGANALRSFYTSGIVMFQPSKRTNVLQVVYELRNGKSIPAKFISRVNGRWQNSKVIATA from the coding sequence TTGAAGTACGACGAGGAAAAGCTTTGGTCTGCTGTCGTTACTAGAGGTATTCAGGACGCAGTAGGAAAAAACCCAAAGCTAAGAGAAGAAGCAATTAATTGGCTGAATTCAAAATCTTTTGAAACTGTTTGTGAGCTAGCTAATCTCAACTTTACACGTATGAAAAATATGTATGGGAATTTTATGTCTAAAAAGCAAAAAGAGTTAAAGATGTTATTGATTGATAATATCAAGGAGTGTGTTTCTTACCTACTTCCAAATGGTGAGTTTTACCGAGAAAAAACTTATATTGGAGACTTAAATGGAAATACAATTACAGTTAAAATAGTAGGTAAGGAAGCTGGTGATTGGCGTAATTTTACTGAAGGAACTGGTGGTGATATTATTGATCTTTGGATTTTAATTAAGGGTGATATATATTCTGCTAGAAAGTGGCTCAATAAAAAATCAAAGAGTGGAGAAAAAAAAGGGCGGAAAAGAGAAGAAAAAATATTTTCTGTAAAGCAGTACTTAAGTGATCAATCACCAATACCAGAAGATATAATAGCTCCACGAATTCTCACTCCAGGTGGTCTTTTAGTCATTGGTGGTACGCCAAAGGTTGGCAAAAGTTATTTTCTTCTCTCTTTGCTTGCACATCTTGCAGCAGGAGTGTCGTTTCTTAAGATGAAGTCAGCAAGGCCACTAAAAATAATCTATCTGCAAAATGAGATGGAGTACAATTATATCAGGGAACGCATACAACAAATCATAACTAATCAAAGGCTGCCAAATCTAGCAGAGGAAAACTTGATTGTTACTACAAAGATGAGATTAACTTTAAATGATGAAGGTATAGAGAGAATAAAAGATATAATAGGAGAAAAATTTAAAACGATAGATCTTATCGTTTTGGATTCTCTTGACTATGAAAATATGTTTTCTGGCCTGCAAAGCAGAGTAGAAAAACTACGTTCTGTAATTAATCCTATGGCTGGAATCATTATTACACGTCATACCAGAAAAGTATCCACAGCTACACTCGCAAAAAGTCCTTTTCAAGCTTTAATTGGTGCTAATGCTTTAAGAAGTTTTTATACGTCTGGTATTGTAATGTTTCAACCAAGTAAACGTACAAATGTCTTGCAAGTAGTATATGAGCTAAGAAACGGTAAATCAATACCAGCAAAATTCATTAGCAGAGTAAATGGGCGTTGGCAGAATTCTAAAGTTATAGCTACGGCTTAA
- a CDS encoding ATP-binding protein → MVLKILNNNERLQTISTVKMVIFGPYGIGKTSLLKTVDEPTLCLDFEAGLLAVQDWQGDSISLRTWNEARDIACLIGGPNPALKYDQAYSQRHHEHVSGKYKDLFPEFSKYRCIFVDSITVASRLCLLWAKMQPEAFSERSGKQDMRAAYGLLAQEMMAWLNQFQHIRDKDIIIVGTLGQYLDDFNRPIWLPQCEGTKTASEIPGIVDEVISMVGIKRDDGTEKRSFVCHTLNPWGYPAKDRSGRLSMVEEPHLGKLLTKIKSKF, encoded by the coding sequence ATGGTTCTTAAAATTTTGAATAATAATGAAAGATTGCAAACAATATCAACTGTAAAAATGGTCATCTTTGGTCCTTATGGTATTGGTAAAACAAGTCTCCTAAAGACCGTAGATGAACCAACACTTTGCCTTGATTTTGAAGCAGGGCTTCTTGCTGTTCAAGATTGGCAAGGAGATTCAATTAGTCTTCGCACTTGGAATGAAGCTAGAGATATTGCTTGTCTTATAGGGGGGCCTAATCCTGCGCTGAAGTATGATCAAGCATATAGCCAAAGACACCATGAACATGTATCTGGTAAGTACAAAGATCTTTTCCCTGAGTTTTCTAAATACCGATGCATCTTTGTAGATAGTATAACCGTTGCTTCACGTTTATGTCTATTATGGGCAAAAATGCAACCTGAGGCTTTTTCTGAGAGATCGGGAAAACAGGACATGAGAGCTGCATATGGATTACTTGCTCAGGAAATGATGGCTTGGCTCAATCAATTTCAACACATCAGAGACAAAGACATCATCATAGTTGGCACTTTAGGTCAATATCTCGATGATTTCAATCGTCCAATTTGGCTACCTCAATGCGAAGGGACTAAAACTGCTAGTGAGATTCCTGGAATAGTTGATGAAGTAATCAGTATGGTTGGAATCAAGAGAGATGATGGAACGGAGAAACGCTCTTTTGTTTGCCACACTTTAAACCCTTGGGGATACCCAGCTAAAGACCGCAGTGGACGCCTGAGTATGGTTGAAGAACCGCATTTAGGCAAGCTGCTTACAAAGATTAAAAGCAAGTTTTAA
- a CDS encoding sigma-70 family RNA polymerase sigma factor: MKLQNYHIVIKNVKYQAYRLKLAKCFIDENLEDLEQELFCEIWPCLDQYDEDKSSFNTFVARLTENKAINLLKKQRCAKRDINNYISIDVTELLEGEITKRIDVDYMISVLPKEWQNICEQLKFFNLHEVAKMNNVSRTTLNNIIKKIRAKLSPIYYEGKKKN; this comes from the coding sequence ATGAAATTACAAAACTACCATATAGTTATTAAAAATGTAAAATATCAAGCTTATAGACTAAAACTTGCTAAGTGCTTTATTGATGAGAATCTCGAAGACCTTGAGCAAGAACTCTTCTGTGAAATTTGGCCATGTCTTGATCAGTATGATGAAGATAAAAGTAGCTTTAACACTTTTGTAGCAAGACTAACTGAAAATAAAGCTATTAACTTGCTAAAGAAACAGCGATGTGCAAAACGCGATATCAATAACTATATTAGTATCGATGTAACAGAGCTACTTGAGGGTGAAATAACAAAACGCATTGATGTAGACTATATGATCTCGGTTTTACCAAAGGAATGGCAAAATATATGTGAGCAACTTAAATTTTTCAACTTACATGAAGTTGCCAAAATGAACAACGTTTCAAGAACCACTTTAAACAATATTATCAAGAAGATACGTGCCAAACTTTCTCCTATTTACTACGAAGGCAAAAAGAAAAATTGA
- a CDS encoding Holliday junction resolvase translates to MLTLDLGKQTGWTILNDGIVQSGSKSFHVSRFSGGGMQFLNFRNWLNALKYKFPGIEVVYFEEVRRHLGTDAAHIYGGFLAHLSAWCEESNIPYQGVSVKTIKRFITGKGNASKADVIEAVQEKGFCPTDDNEADSLALMFYVMNFSKDFNTLEIS, encoded by the coding sequence ATGCTCACCCTAGATCTTGGCAAACAAACCGGCTGGACTATTTTAAATGATGGAATAGTGCAAAGTGGAAGTAAGAGTTTTCATGTTAGCAGGTTTAGTGGTGGTGGAATGCAGTTTTTAAATTTTCGTAATTGGCTTAATGCACTTAAGTATAAATTTCCAGGCATTGAAGTTGTATACTTTGAAGAAGTGAGAAGACACTTGGGAACTGATGCTGCACATATCTATGGAGGGTTTTTAGCACACCTTTCTGCTTGGTGTGAAGAAAGTAATATTCCCTATCAAGGTGTTTCGGTTAAGACTATTAAACGTTTTATAACTGGCAAGGGCAATGCAAGTAAAGCTGATGTAATTGAAGCAGTGCAGGAAAAGGGTTTTTGTCCAACAGATGATAATGAAGCAGATTCTTTAGCATTAATGTTCTATGTTATGAATTTTAGTAAAGATTTTAATACGTTGGAAATATCATAA
- a CDS encoding ankyrin repeat domain-containing protein encodes MADNLSLELIKCLINQPGLDVNVRGLNGKTPLHCAIEFDELSMVDLLLTKKNINPFVEDNDGKTSLDYAKEGKKAEILQALINNKYGSEQDSLLHLAAMIGEVNAVRYLIGKGIDVNVRNALHHTPLHLAAGIGHENIVKILVEEGNAEIDVFDARNQTPMHYAVNNKKLEIVKLLLKLGADVNSARMGQNSMKLSPVHIAVSNTNYDERDLCLDILKCLIKEPNAQVNLQDYENKTPLHYAERLKTIEVLLTREDIDPLIRDDNGKTPFDYAKPEIKKALMSNKYGSEKNSLLHLAAQRGEIELVDAILREEIDIDIVNNKGLSPVYLAAEKGHLHVVKLLLKKGANYTPVLHLAIKSNNLELLKVLFTEKNGALLCRDTVVNFPTLHNKYIAQREIADKRTKKHNNIICIYTTVSAIAVAVYIGLITTTISSAIIFATVTGVFALVIALMISEMSKRYIENEFQKKMFMELDECSSIVNDVEIEPVMSRCRQ; translated from the coding sequence ATGGCTGATAACCTAAGTTTGGAGTTAATAAAGTGCCTCATCAATCAACCTGGATTAGATGTTAATGTCAGAGGGTTAAACGGAAAAACCCCACTACATTGCGCTATAGAATTTGACGAATTAAGCATGGTGGACTTGTTACTCACGAAGAAGAACATTAATCCTTTTGTAGAAGATAATGACGGTAAAACATCTCTTGATTACGCCAAAGAAGGGAAAAAAGCAGAAATATTACAAGCGCTAATTAATAACAAATACGGATCAGAACAAGATAGCTTACTTCATTTAGCTGCAATGATAGGTGAAGTTAATGCAGTTAGATATTTGATAGGAAAAGGTATTGACGTTAATGTACGAAATGCTTTGCATCATACTCCATTACATCTAGCAGCAGGCATAGGACATGAAAATATTGTCAAAATTTTAGTGGAAGAAGGAAATGCTGAAATAGATGTCTTTGATGCACGAAATCAGACACCAATGCACTATGCAGTTAATAACAAAAAGTTGGAAATAGTAAAGTTACTGCTAAAGCTTGGAGCAGATGTAAATAGCGCACGCATGGGACAAAACTCGATGAAATTATCACCTGTTCATATAGCTGTAAGTAATACTAATTACGATGAAAGAGACTTATGTCTTGATATCCTCAAATGCTTAATAAAGGAGCCTAATGCTCAAGTAAATTTGCAGGACTACGAAAATAAAACACCACTACATTATGCTGAAAGACTGAAAACAATAGAAGTTTTACTAACTCGAGAGGATATAGATCCTTTAATCAGGGATGATAATGGTAAGACACCATTTGATTACGCTAAACCTGAGATAAAGAAGGCTTTGATGAGTAATAAATACGGTTCTGAAAAGAATAGTCTACTCCATTTAGCTGCACAAAGAGGAGAAATTGAGCTTGTAGATGCAATTTTAAGAGAAGAAATCGATATTGATATTGTAAATAATAAAGGTTTATCACCGGTTTACCTTGCTGCGGAAAAAGGGCATTTACATGTAGTAAAATTACTACTGAAAAAAGGAGCAAACTATACACCTGTTTTGCACTTAGCAATCAAGTCAAATAATTTAGAGTTACTTAAAGTTTTATTTACTGAAAAAAATGGAGCGTTACTCTGCAGAGATACCGTTGTTAATTTTCCAACCCTTCATAATAAATATATAGCACAGAGAGAAATAGCAGATAAAAGGACGAAAAAACATAATAATATTATCTGCATCTATACTACAGTCAGCGCAATAGCAGTAGCAGTATATATAGGGTTGATAACAACAACAATAAGCAGTGCAATCATTTTTGCAACAGTAACAGGAGTATTTGCGCTTGTTATAGCACTAATGATAAGTGAGATGAGCAAAAGATATATAGAAAACGAATTTCAGAAAAAGATGTTTATGGAATTGGATGAGTGTAGTTCTATTGTTAATGATGTCGAGATAGAACCAGTTATGAGTAGATGCAGACAATGA
- a CDS encoding phage terminase large subunit family protein, translated as MIYATSFSEGLKPDPELKVSEWANEYRVLAPTAASEPGKWRTERTPYLKEIMDSLSPSSPAEKVVFMKGAQIGGTEAGNNWIGYIIDQTPGPMLVVQPTVEMGKRWSKGRFAPLIESTPCLKSKVKDPRSRDSGNTVQSKEFPGGIVVITGANSSVALRSMPVKYLFLDEIDAYPGDSGGEGDPVLLSIARTNTFARRKIFLVSTPTIHGISRIEKEFEATDKQYFFVPCPYCNYYQVLKWSQIKWEDKNPSTAHYICIECGEKIENHQKTEMLERGEWRATNPMKGEKKGFHLSSLYSPVGWYSWQQAVEDFLHAKESEQLLKVWINTTLGETWVDKGEVPDWKQLFNRREFFQIGTVPRREVVLTAGVDVQKDRLEVEVVAWGKSRESWSIDYRVFEGDTGGGEVWGKLSELLNHHFIGENGLEYMISMMAVDAGYATQEVYNWVRSHQGSGRVMAVKGVNKALVPLSSPSRVDITVGGQKLKRGIKLWPVGVSILKSELFQLLNILKEEEKVPAGYCHFPEYAPEYFKQLTAEQLVSKVVKGYTKQEWQKVRERNEVLDCRIYARAASIALGIDRWPESKWNSLSEKPENKKSKKIVKSKWISTGTDKIC; from the coding sequence ATGATATACGCTACATCTTTTTCTGAAGGTTTAAAACCAGATCCAGAGCTTAAAGTATCAGAGTGGGCAAATGAGTATCGAGTTTTAGCACCAACTGCAGCATCAGAGCCAGGTAAATGGAGAACGGAAAGAACTCCTTATTTAAAAGAAATCATGGATTCACTTTCTCCGTCTTCACCTGCTGAAAAAGTAGTATTCATGAAAGGAGCGCAGATTGGAGGAACAGAAGCTGGCAACAATTGGATAGGCTATATCATCGATCAAACCCCTGGTCCAATGCTGGTAGTACAGCCAACAGTTGAAATGGGAAAGCGTTGGTCAAAAGGAAGATTTGCGCCACTGATTGAAAGTACACCATGTTTAAAAAGTAAAGTAAAAGACCCAAGATCAAGAGATTCAGGCAATACTGTACAAAGTAAGGAATTTCCAGGTGGAATAGTAGTAATAACCGGGGCAAATAGCAGTGTAGCACTGAGATCTATGCCAGTAAAGTATCTCTTTCTTGATGAAATAGATGCCTATCCAGGAGATTCAGGAGGAGAAGGAGATCCAGTACTGCTTAGTATTGCTCGAACTAATACATTTGCAAGGCGAAAGATTTTTTTAGTATCGACACCAACGATTCATGGAATAAGCAGAATTGAGAAGGAATTTGAAGCAACAGATAAGCAGTACTTTTTTGTACCATGTCCGTATTGTAATTACTATCAAGTTCTAAAATGGTCACAAATAAAATGGGAAGATAAAAATCCAAGTACAGCACACTATATATGTATAGAATGTGGTGAAAAGATAGAAAATCATCAAAAGACAGAGATGCTAGAACGTGGAGAATGGAGAGCTACAAATCCAATGAAAGGTGAGAAAAAAGGATTTCATCTTTCAAGTCTTTATAGCCCAGTTGGGTGGTATAGTTGGCAACAAGCAGTAGAGGATTTTCTGCATGCAAAGGAAAGTGAACAATTACTGAAAGTTTGGATAAATACTACGCTTGGAGAAACTTGGGTAGATAAAGGAGAAGTACCTGATTGGAAGCAATTATTTAACAGGAGAGAATTTTTTCAGATTGGCACAGTACCAAGGAGAGAAGTGGTACTTACTGCAGGAGTAGATGTCCAAAAAGATCGTCTAGAGGTGGAAGTTGTAGCATGGGGAAAAAGTCGTGAAAGTTGGTCAATAGACTACCGAGTATTTGAAGGAGATACAGGAGGTGGAGAAGTATGGGGAAAGCTTTCGGAGCTCCTCAATCATCATTTTATCGGTGAAAATGGGCTTGAATATATGATAAGTATGATGGCGGTTGATGCAGGGTATGCAACGCAGGAAGTTTACAACTGGGTGAGAAGTCATCAAGGGTCTGGAAGAGTGATGGCAGTTAAAGGTGTAAATAAAGCCCTAGTACCACTTAGCAGCCCAAGTAGAGTAGATATAACAGTTGGTGGTCAAAAGCTGAAAAGAGGAATAAAGCTATGGCCAGTAGGAGTATCGATATTAAAGTCAGAGCTTTTTCAGCTACTTAATATTTTAAAAGAAGAAGAGAAAGTGCCAGCAGGATATTGTCATTTTCCGGAGTATGCACCTGAATATTTTAAGCAGCTAACAGCAGAGCAATTAGTCAGCAAAGTGGTAAAAGGATACACCAAACAAGAGTGGCAAAAGGTAAGAGAAAGAAATGAAGTATTAGACTGTAGGATTTATGCAAGAGCTGCATCTATTGCGCTTGGAATCGATCGTTGGCCAGAGAGTAAATGGAATAGTTTAAGTGAAAAACCAGAAAACAAAAAATCAAAGAAGATAGTCAAAAGCAAATGGATCAGCACCGGAACAGACAAAATCTGTTAA